Proteins encoded in a region of the Pseudomonas sp. GOM7 genome:
- the thiO gene encoding glycine oxidase ThiO, whose protein sequence is MLRDVILVGAGAIGLLSAVILARQGVSVTVLEAGEIGRESSWAGGGIVSPLYPWRYSAPVTALAHWSQDFYPHLADELLAMTGIDPQVHVTGLYWLDLDDEAEALAWARQQGRALDSVAMAQVYRQVPVLGPGFERAIHMPGVANVRNPRLVRALRAALAALPNVQVHEHCPVRGFIQEWGRVCGVLTDSGDMRAERVVLAAGAWSGELLKTLGLALPVEPVKGQMILYKCAEDFLPSMVLAKGRYAIPRRDGHVLVGSTLEYEGFDKTPTDSALASLKASAEGLLPALADAEVVGHWAGLRPGSPAGVPFIGELVSHPGLWLNCGHFRNGLVLAPASCRLLTDLMLGNRPIIDPRPYAVDGRLA, encoded by the coding sequence TTGCTTAGAGATGTGATTTTGGTCGGCGCAGGTGCCATCGGTCTGCTGTCTGCCGTGATCCTGGCGCGCCAGGGTGTGTCAGTGACCGTGCTCGAAGCCGGCGAAATCGGCCGTGAGTCCTCCTGGGCTGGTGGCGGGATCGTTTCGCCGCTCTATCCTTGGCGCTACAGCGCGCCGGTAACGGCGTTGGCGCATTGGTCGCAGGATTTCTACCCGCATCTGGCCGATGAGTTGCTGGCCATGACGGGCATCGATCCGCAGGTGCATGTCACGGGCCTGTATTGGCTCGATCTGGACGACGAGGCCGAGGCGTTGGCCTGGGCGCGGCAGCAGGGGAGGGCGTTGGATTCTGTGGCGATGGCGCAGGTGTATCGGCAGGTGCCGGTGCTGGGCCCTGGATTTGAGCGCGCCATTCATATGCCGGGCGTGGCCAATGTGCGCAACCCGCGTCTGGTCAGGGCACTGCGCGCGGCGTTGGCGGCCTTGCCCAACGTGCAGGTGCATGAACACTGCCCGGTGCGTGGCTTCATCCAGGAGTGGGGGCGTGTATGCGGAGTGCTCACCGACAGCGGTGATATGCGCGCCGAGCGTGTGGTGCTGGCTGCCGGGGCCTGGAGCGGCGAGCTGCTCAAGACGCTGGGCCTGGCGCTGCCGGTCGAGCCGGTGAAGGGACAGATGATTCTTTACAAATGCGCCGAGGATTTCCTGCCGAGCATGGTACTGGCCAAGGGGCGCTACGCCATCCCACGGCGCGATGGTCATGTGTTGGTGGGCAGCACTCTGGAATATGAAGGCTTCGACAAGACCCCGACCGATAGCGCGTTGGCAAGCCTCAAGGCTTCCGCCGAAGGGTTGTTGCCGGCGCTGGCGGATGCCGAGGTGGTCGGGCATTGGGCGGGGCTACGGCCCGGCTCGCCAGCCGGGGTTCCCTTCATTGGCGAGTTGGTGTCGCACCCGGGACTGTGGCTCAACTGCGGGCATTTCCGCAACGGACTGGTGCTGGCGCCGGCGTCCTGTCGACTGCTGACCGATCTGATGCTGGGCAACAGGCCGATCATCGATCCGCGTCCTTATGCAGTCGATGGCCGCCTGGCCTGA
- a CDS encoding PilC/PilY family type IV pilus protein, producing MRTHALLQASALAMATLATQAFAGANNPAQTPLFVSRATPPLNMLVMGRDHKLYYEAYNDASDLNGDGIIDVGYKGYLSAAQGGIDYFGYFNSQVCYTYTDGTFVPTALATNKRCSGQWSGDYLNYLTTSRMDALRKVLYGGFRVTDTESKTLLQGAYIPRDAHAWGKEYKATDGYNITDFTPLSQPASGFHHMFAVVSKTQDTGIPQLRVLTNTTFRVWNWVSKERPVAMDECVTSTGGTASCTSGGPSPAGWTLVPAEVLSNVTVTTWKDNVGSPSNRSGMNSLFDNNSGNSARCGSGPAAQIFKDRDGNPFKGNGCTDDNYHTLITATLTPPSTATYTFAVDGDDAVDLQIGSTYVASWYGGHGNDKSDNGLNQHSGSIALTGGQSYQITFRHEEGSGGDNWGLYWKLPNAAASTLTDYNVRVEVCPSGNSALRDSTCKVYGSGAVKPTGILHDFGETNRMHFGLLTGSYEKSMSGGILRANMGSFTREVDPYTGQFCSSDANYCSNPINNPSPERNGIVATINKLRIYDFRYGDNTYGCWITDRTITQDDHCYMWGNPVGEMMYETLRYFSGASAPTSLYNYTGNSGADQTLGLAKPSWVSPYSQSGGNYPACSLPAMTVISDINPSYDYKLPGGKSSWQANGEAFSNSNDPAAIQNLNVSTETNAIGVAEGLVGKSVFIGESNGTADNAPTAKTIADLATARGLAPEEPSKQGTYYSAGVARFAAKNAIGGNRMLQTYAVALASPLPQINFPVGNSRITLVPFAKSVGNNNFQPTNQIVDFYVQRIANTDPDGSDRDMSVNGGRPYAVFRINYEDVEQGADHDMDAIALYTLSVTADNQLQVNLLSEYAAGGMQQHMGYVISGTGAQTDGIYLEICDLRDGTANNGNRASCDGQTRYRLNTPPGRPAGWCVTNTSSSECEGLPPTASRTFTPSASASNAVLLKSPLWYAAKYGMPDRDTTTITGDPDNYFLVTNALTLKEQLTKAFNNLEQSNNSVTSPAVSVAGNEASDDLYIYRTDYRINTWSGDLIKEQLNKVDGTRTRLWSASSALTASGRTIRIPAANGTSLQEMTWNNLANREAFNNAGQRVNLQAAMATDLATGTPAPMVNGTMSSENQTLGQNRLNFVKGEANANFRARDSLLGDIINSNPTVVAGAQYLAYLADSIEPGGNYGNFVTAQANRSKRIYVGANDGMLHAFNDSGTEQFAFVPTAVIPELYRLTDPRYNEQGGAHKFYVDGSPVVRDVYINNQWRTVLVGTLRAGGRALFALDITDPANISLLWEFNVGKDIPDNAPANTPSDMGYSFPTPTIAKLHSGQWAVVTGNGYDSDSGRAVLMLIDIATGNLIKKIPTAAADANNGLSTVRVADNNSDGYADYVYAGDLKGNLWRFDLIDNAGTNADGTERNPLRHTSNINVSNFKVSYGGTPLFTARNGNDEVQPITAPPSLVRHPSMNGYIVMFGTGRYFREADKSRQENAVIQTLYGIWDRKTTGQATASGDVPSSSRSDLQQQTLTNATATFQNGQTTTSLTVRTLSANAVAWRNGSTGKYGWYLDLVVGSSAEGERIVNEMAARGQVLFLSTLTPSSDPCKAGLIGRNYGIDPFTGGRTSFAVFDLNNDGVVNASDNYNSQSVSGFESPAGGFTLSGDKFFTTDGASVNINFGPTVSGRQSWQILPEND from the coding sequence ATGCGAACTCATGCACTCCTTCAGGCCAGCGCCTTGGCAATGGCAACGCTGGCAACTCAGGCCTTCGCGGGCGCAAACAACCCTGCACAGACGCCGCTGTTTGTAAGCCGGGCTACCCCCCCCCTGAACATGTTGGTCATGGGGCGAGATCACAAGCTTTATTACGAAGCCTATAATGACGCCTCCGACCTCAATGGCGACGGCATCATTGATGTTGGCTACAAAGGCTATCTTAGTGCGGCCCAGGGTGGTATCGACTACTTCGGCTACTTCAACTCCCAAGTCTGCTACACCTATACCGATGGCACCTTCGTTCCGACAGCCCTGGCCACGAACAAACGCTGCAGCGGCCAATGGAGCGGTGACTACCTCAACTATCTGACCACCTCACGCATGGATGCACTGCGTAAAGTGCTCTATGGTGGTTTCCGTGTCACCGACACGGAAAGCAAAACCTTGCTCCAGGGCGCATATATTCCTCGCGATGCACACGCATGGGGTAAGGAATACAAAGCCACAGATGGCTACAACATCACGGATTTTACCCCGCTATCCCAGCCTGCATCTGGCTTCCATCATATGTTCGCGGTGGTTTCCAAGACACAGGATACAGGTATTCCACAACTACGCGTTCTCACCAATACAACGTTCCGAGTCTGGAACTGGGTGTCAAAAGAGCGCCCAGTTGCTATGGACGAGTGCGTAACCAGTACAGGTGGCACGGCGAGCTGTACATCCGGCGGCCCATCTCCAGCAGGCTGGACACTGGTTCCAGCCGAGGTACTCAGTAATGTCACTGTAACCACCTGGAAAGATAACGTTGGTAGTCCTAGCAACAGATCCGGGATGAACTCACTATTTGATAATAATAGTGGCAACTCCGCACGATGTGGAAGCGGCCCGGCCGCCCAGATATTCAAGGATAGAGACGGAAACCCGTTCAAGGGTAACGGTTGTACCGATGATAATTATCACACTCTGATTACCGCAACCCTTACACCCCCAAGCACAGCCACCTATACATTTGCCGTGGATGGTGACGATGCTGTCGATCTGCAGATCGGCAGCACTTATGTCGCCTCCTGGTATGGCGGGCATGGAAACGACAAATCTGACAATGGGCTTAACCAGCACTCGGGCAGTATTGCCCTGACAGGTGGCCAAAGTTATCAAATAACTTTTCGCCATGAAGAAGGTAGTGGAGGCGATAACTGGGGACTTTACTGGAAGCTACCAAATGCGGCGGCCAGCACACTGACGGATTACAACGTCCGCGTTGAGGTTTGCCCATCCGGCAATTCAGCGCTGCGAGACAGTACCTGCAAGGTTTACGGCAGCGGAGCAGTAAAACCCACCGGCATCCTTCATGATTTCGGCGAAACCAACAGGATGCACTTTGGCTTGCTGACCGGCTCTTACGAAAAGAGCATGAGCGGCGGCATATTGCGCGCCAATATGGGCAGTTTCACTCGCGAGGTCGATCCTTACACTGGGCAGTTCTGCTCATCTGACGCCAACTATTGCTCGAACCCGATAAATAATCCCTCGCCTGAGCGCAACGGTATAGTCGCGACCATCAATAAATTACGCATCTATGACTTTCGCTATGGCGACAATACCTATGGCTGCTGGATTACTGATAGAACGATCACACAAGACGATCATTGCTATATGTGGGGCAACCCTGTAGGCGAAATGATGTATGAGACGCTACGCTACTTCTCTGGTGCAAGCGCCCCCACGTCTCTATACAACTACACAGGTAACAGTGGCGCAGACCAAACACTAGGCCTGGCCAAGCCTTCATGGGTTTCGCCATATAGCCAAAGTGGCGGAAATTACCCTGCCTGCTCCCTTCCGGCAATGACTGTCATTAGCGACATCAACCCGTCTTATGACTACAAACTGCCCGGAGGAAAATCTAGCTGGCAAGCCAATGGCGAAGCGTTCTCCAACTCAAATGACCCAGCCGCCATACAAAATCTGAATGTATCTACTGAAACCAATGCGATTGGCGTAGCAGAAGGGCTGGTTGGCAAGAGCGTCTTTATTGGTGAGTCCAATGGTACTGCCGATAATGCCCCAACGGCCAAGACAATCGCTGACCTGGCGACCGCTCGTGGGCTTGCCCCCGAAGAACCGAGCAAGCAAGGGACTTATTACTCGGCTGGTGTTGCGCGCTTTGCTGCCAAAAATGCAATCGGCGGGAATCGCATGTTGCAAACCTACGCGGTCGCCCTAGCCTCACCATTACCGCAGATAAACTTCCCCGTGGGAAACAGCCGCATCACCCTGGTTCCTTTTGCTAAATCTGTTGGCAATAATAATTTTCAACCAACCAACCAGATCGTCGACTTCTACGTACAGAGAATTGCCAATACCGATCCAGATGGCAGCGATCGAGACATGTCGGTCAATGGCGGACGCCCCTATGCGGTTTTCCGTATCAATTATGAAGACGTCGAGCAAGGCGCTGACCATGACATGGATGCCATTGCGCTCTATACCCTGTCAGTCACTGCCGATAATCAACTTCAGGTCAACCTGCTCTCGGAATATGCCGCTGGTGGTATGCAGCAACATATGGGCTATGTCATCTCCGGCACCGGAGCGCAGACAGATGGCATCTACCTGGAGATATGCGACCTGAGAGACGGAACTGCCAACAACGGCAACAGAGCCAGTTGCGACGGACAAACCCGCTATCGCCTCAATACCCCACCTGGCCGCCCGGCTGGCTGGTGCGTTACCAATACCAGCAGCTCGGAATGTGAGGGGCTGCCGCCTACCGCATCGCGAACCTTCACCCCGTCCGCCAGCGCCAGCAATGCCGTGCTGCTGAAGAGCCCGCTGTGGTACGCCGCCAAATACGGCATGCCGGATCGCGATACGACCACGATCACTGGCGACCCGGACAACTACTTCCTGGTCACCAATGCCTTGACCCTGAAAGAACAATTGACCAAGGCCTTCAACAACCTTGAACAGTCAAACAACTCGGTAACCAGCCCTGCCGTTTCCGTGGCTGGCAACGAAGCCTCCGACGATCTTTACATCTACCGCACCGATTACAGAATCAATACTTGGAGCGGTGACCTGATCAAGGAGCAGCTCAATAAAGTCGACGGAACCAGAACCCGCCTGTGGAGTGCCAGCTCCGCGCTTACGGCATCTGGACGTACGATCCGCATACCGGCTGCAAACGGTACAAGCCTTCAGGAAATGACCTGGAACAATCTCGCCAACCGAGAGGCATTCAACAATGCCGGTCAACGGGTCAACCTGCAAGCAGCGATGGCCACGGATCTGGCAACGGGTACCCCGGCGCCAATGGTCAATGGCACGATGAGCAGCGAGAATCAAACGCTTGGTCAGAACAGACTCAACTTCGTCAAAGGCGAAGCGAACGCCAATTTCCGCGCACGCGACTCGTTACTCGGCGACATCATCAACTCCAACCCTACAGTCGTCGCCGGGGCGCAGTACCTGGCCTACCTGGCAGACAGCATCGAGCCAGGCGGCAACTATGGCAACTTCGTGACCGCCCAGGCGAATCGCAGCAAGCGTATTTATGTGGGTGCCAACGATGGTATGTTGCATGCCTTCAATGACAGTGGCACGGAACAGTTTGCCTTCGTGCCTACAGCAGTCATTCCCGAGCTCTATCGGTTGACTGACCCGCGTTACAACGAACAGGGCGGCGCCCACAAGTTCTATGTCGACGGCTCACCGGTGGTGCGTGACGTCTACATCAACAATCAGTGGAGAACCGTTCTGGTCGGCACCCTACGTGCTGGTGGGCGGGCGCTCTTCGCCCTGGACATCACTGACCCGGCCAATATCTCACTGCTCTGGGAGTTCAACGTCGGCAAGGACATCCCTGACAATGCGCCTGCCAATACCCCCAGCGACATGGGTTACAGCTTCCCGACGCCCACCATTGCCAAGCTGCACAGTGGTCAATGGGCAGTGGTCACGGGCAATGGTTATGACAGTGACAGCGGCCGCGCCGTGCTGATGTTGATCGATATCGCCACGGGCAATCTGATCAAGAAGATCCCGACCGCTGCAGCGGATGCCAACAATGGGCTGTCCACTGTTCGGGTAGCCGATAACAACAGCGATGGCTACGCCGACTATGTCTATGCAGGGGACCTGAAAGGCAATCTGTGGCGCTTCGATCTGATCGACAATGCGGGCACCAATGCAGACGGTACGGAGCGTAATCCTCTGCGTCACACTAGCAACATCAATGTGAGCAACTTCAAGGTCTCTTACGGGGGAACTCCGCTGTTCACGGCCCGCAACGGCAATGATGAGGTTCAGCCCATCACAGCCCCTCCCTCCCTCGTTCGTCATCCCAGCATGAACGGCTATATCGTCATGTTTGGTACAGGCCGTTACTTCCGGGAGGCGGATAAATCCAGACAGGAGAATGCTGTCATCCAGACCCTCTACGGCATCTGGGATCGGAAAACGACCGGGCAAGCAACGGCCAGCGGTGATGTTCCCAGCAGCTCACGCTCAGATCTGCAACAGCAGACCCTGACGAATGCTACCGCTACCTTCCAGAATGGCCAAACGACCACCAGCCTTACAGTCAGAACGCTGAGCGCTAATGCCGTAGCCTGGCGCAATGGAAGTACCGGAAAATATGGCTGGTATCTGGATCTGGTCGTCGGTAGCTCAGCGGAGGGGGAGCGCATTGTCAATGAGATGGCAGCCAGAGGCCAGGTGCTCTTCCTCAGTACACTGACCCCCTCCAGCGACCCCTGCAAGGCAGGCCTGATAGGTCGAAACTATGGCATTGACCCCTTTACTGGAGGACGCACCAGTTTTGCGGTTTTCGACCTCAACAACGATGGCGTTGTAAACGCCAGCGACAACTACAACAGCCAGAGCGTTTCGGGCTTCGAGAGCCCAGCGGGTGGCTTTACCCTCAGCGGTGACAAGTTCTTCACCACCGATGGGGCTTCTGTAAATATCAACTTTGGCCCGACCGTATCAGGTCGGCAAAGCTGGCAAATTCTCCCGGAGAACGATTGA
- a CDS encoding type IV pilin protein, translated as MKVRTAAGFTLLEVMITVVIIGILAAIAYPSYQDYVLRSNRAEGMALLNDAAARQERYYAQTNAYVTATADIGKLGLSSANSQTGKYSLSIGSGGGGYVLTATPQGVQTNDTKCGNLTLNAQGTKGKSGSSSVSDCWR; from the coding sequence ATGAAGGTTAGAACTGCAGCAGGCTTTACCTTGCTGGAAGTCATGATCACCGTGGTGATCATCGGCATCCTTGCGGCCATCGCCTATCCCAGCTATCAGGATTATGTGCTGCGCAGCAATCGTGCCGAAGGCATGGCCCTGCTGAATGACGCTGCTGCTCGCCAGGAACGCTATTACGCCCAGACCAATGCCTATGTCACTGCAACCGCTGACATAGGCAAGCTCGGGCTCTCCAGTGCCAACTCGCAAACAGGCAAATACAGCCTGAGCATCGGAAGCGGTGGAGGCGGCTATGTATTGACCGCCACGCCGCAAGGCGTGCAAACAAACGATACCAAGTGCGGGAACCTGACGCTCAACGCGCAAGGTACAAAAGGCAAGAGTGGTAGCAGTAGCGTGAGTGACTGCTGGCGCTGA
- the ispH gene encoding 4-hydroxy-3-methylbut-2-enyl diphosphate reductase, whose product MHIKLANPRGFCAGVDRAIEIVNRALEVFGPPIYVRHEVVHNKFVVEDLRARGAVFVEELDQVPDDVIVIFSAHGVSKAVRDEAARRGLKVFDATCPLVTKVHMEVVRYSREGRECILIGHEGHPEVEGTMGQYDASNGGAIYLVEDESDVAELQVRNPQNLAFVTQTTLSMDDTSKVIDALRAKFPAIGGPRKDDICYATQNRQDAVKQLASECDVLLVVGSPNSSNSNRLRELAERMGTPAYLIDGAEDLQLEWFEGVGGVGITAGASAPEVLVRGVVERLRAWGATGETELDGRPENITFSMPKELRVRAV is encoded by the coding sequence ATGCATATCAAACTCGCCAACCCCCGCGGCTTCTGTGCCGGTGTCGACCGCGCCATCGAAATCGTCAATCGCGCCCTGGAAGTCTTCGGCCCACCGATCTACGTGCGTCACGAAGTGGTGCACAACAAGTTCGTGGTGGAAGACCTGCGCGCCCGTGGTGCCGTGTTCGTCGAGGAGCTGGATCAGGTGCCGGACGACGTCATCGTCATCTTCAGCGCCCATGGCGTCTCCAAGGCCGTGCGCGACGAGGCCGCGCGCCGTGGCCTCAAGGTCTTCGACGCCACCTGTCCGCTGGTGACCAAGGTGCACATGGAAGTGGTGCGCTACAGCCGCGAAGGGCGCGAATGCATCCTGATCGGCCATGAAGGCCACCCGGAAGTGGAAGGCACCATGGGCCAGTACGACGCCAGCAACGGCGGCGCCATCTACCTGGTGGAGGACGAGTCGGATGTTGCCGAGCTACAGGTGCGCAACCCGCAGAACCTGGCGTTCGTCACCCAGACCACCCTGTCCATGGATGACACCAGCAAGGTGATCGACGCCTTGCGTGCCAAGTTCCCCGCCATCGGCGGGCCACGCAAGGACGATATCTGCTACGCCACGCAGAACCGCCAGGATGCCGTCAAACAGCTCGCCAGCGAATGCGACGTGCTGCTGGTAGTGGGCAGCCCCAACAGCTCCAACTCCAACCGCCTGCGCGAGCTGGCCGAGCGCATGGGCACCCCGGCCTATCTGATCGATGGCGCCGAGGATCTCCAGCTCGAGTGGTTCGAGGGTGTCGGCGGAGTAGGGATCACCGCCGGCGCCTCTGCCCCGGAAGTGCTGGTGCGCGGCGTGGTCGAACGCCTGCGCGCCTGGGGCGCGACGGGTGAGACCGAGCTCGATGGCAGGCCGGAGAACATCACGTTTTCCATGCCCAAGGAGTTGCGGGTGAGGGCGGTTTGA
- the pilV gene encoding type IV pilus modification protein PilV — MIEVLVTLLLISVGVLGMVALQTRTIQYTQDSAQRNVAIMLANDLVEMMRAMPGSSDFYKDAVKDFPDKPDTCTPLPSNASGQLGCWADKVAKTLPVGALSEEGESLLESDFHICRTSVAGTCDNSGSTVEIQIAWHAKSGECINADGTSSAVCYYRLRTQI, encoded by the coding sequence ATGATCGAGGTTCTGGTGACGCTGCTGCTCATCAGTGTCGGCGTTCTCGGTATGGTCGCCCTGCAAACACGCACCATCCAGTACACGCAGGACTCGGCTCAACGTAACGTCGCCATCATGCTCGCCAATGATCTGGTTGAAATGATGCGAGCGATGCCAGGGTCCTCTGACTTCTACAAGGACGCAGTAAAGGACTTCCCCGATAAACCCGACACTTGCACACCGCTGCCCAGTAACGCTTCCGGACAACTCGGCTGCTGGGCAGACAAGGTTGCCAAGACGCTTCCGGTGGGGGCACTCAGCGAAGAAGGTGAGAGTTTGCTGGAAAGCGACTTTCACATCTGCCGCACGAGCGTGGCCGGCACCTGCGATAACAGTGGCAGTACCGTTGAAATCCAGATCGCCTGGCACGCCAAATCAGGCGAGTGCATAAACGCCGATGGTACAAGCTCGGCGGTCTGCTACTACCGCCTGCGGACTCAGATATAA
- a CDS encoding PilW family protein, whose translation MNQQRTQAGLSLVELMVALAISSFLILGVTQIYIDNKRSYSFQQNQAENLETGRYALLMLQQELTKAGYRRRPDEQPAFAFPAAGNLAGCGAFPAGETVKRTALDSVCIRYQPKDHLERNCLGERPVTVAALETGPYRNADEIIIERLFFEKDTGNLSGALKCTRVHTNLAGTTLSGREAQTGELVSGIVDLRYEFGVGNAADPRSISQYTTGATTSPILAVRYTALLRSAGVNLRESVAVGDALGNWQALTGLANSDSLVAALKADDKGQLYQVSQSTVMLRNLMP comes from the coding sequence ATGAATCAGCAACGCACACAAGCAGGCTTGTCGCTGGTCGAGCTCATGGTCGCGCTCGCGATCAGCAGCTTCCTCATTCTGGGCGTCACCCAGATTTATATCGATAACAAGCGCAGCTACTCCTTCCAACAGAATCAGGCGGAAAACTTGGAAACTGGCCGCTATGCGTTGTTGATGCTGCAACAGGAACTGACCAAGGCCGGCTATCGTCGCCGACCAGACGAGCAACCTGCATTCGCATTTCCGGCTGCAGGTAACTTGGCCGGCTGCGGCGCTTTCCCTGCCGGGGAAACCGTCAAACGAACCGCACTGGACTCGGTTTGCATCCGCTACCAACCCAAGGATCATCTTGAGCGCAACTGCCTTGGTGAACGCCCGGTAACAGTCGCTGCATTGGAAACAGGCCCTTACCGGAATGCAGATGAAATCATCATCGAGCGGCTGTTCTTCGAGAAAGACACCGGCAACCTTTCAGGCGCACTCAAATGCACTAGGGTTCATACCAATCTTGCAGGCACTACTCTCAGCGGCCGTGAGGCTCAGACTGGCGAACTTGTTTCCGGGATTGTCGACCTGCGCTACGAATTCGGCGTGGGTAATGCTGCAGATCCGCGCAGCATCAGCCAGTACACCACAGGAGCAACGACGAGTCCCATCCTGGCAGTCCGCTACACCGCTCTATTACGCAGTGCTGGGGTGAACCTCAGAGAATCGGTTGCCGTGGGCGATGCCCTCGGAAATTGGCAAGCACTGACCGGCCTGGCGAACAGCGACAGCCTGGTGGCGGCATTGAAAGCAGATGACAAAGGCCAGCTTTATCAAGTGTCACAAAGCACTGTGATGTTGAGGAACCTAATGCCATGA
- a CDS encoding pilus assembly PilX family protein, protein MKTQHFPEKERGAALFIALIMLLVITLLALSGARETALESRITGNLADQQKLVNYGEAALRQGERLLTSPMKPREQNDCTGNYCFLNQQPAYLQDFDTSLSYSPVTGESNQQVQWYAVPAPSGAAQGQAENPEYGNMMLGIGTFRYEINTKATNTDTEQKASLRSTTAKVFN, encoded by the coding sequence ATGAAAACCCAACACTTTCCTGAGAAAGAACGCGGTGCAGCGCTGTTCATCGCCTTGATTATGCTCTTGGTCATTACTCTACTGGCACTTTCAGGCGCGCGCGAAACCGCTCTGGAAAGCCGCATCACCGGCAATCTGGCAGATCAACAAAAGCTTGTGAACTATGGAGAAGCAGCACTTCGACAAGGAGAGCGGCTTCTGACCTCGCCAATGAAACCTCGCGAACAAAATGACTGCACAGGCAATTATTGCTTCCTGAATCAACAACCCGCCTACCTTCAAGACTTTGACACTTCCCTGAGCTACTCACCTGTGACTGGAGAAAGCAACCAACAAGTGCAATGGTATGCAGTCCCAGCCCCCTCAGGAGCAGCACAAGGCCAAGCAGAAAATCCTGAATACGGCAACATGATGCTGGGTATCGGTACCTTCCGCTATGAGATCAATACGAAAGCAACGAACACCGATACCGAGCAAAAAGCCAGCCTTCGCTCCACCACAGCCAAAGTATTCAACTGA
- a CDS encoding GspH/FimT family pseudopilin: MKMHLQNALSLHELLVTISILGILISLVPPSYSYFIEHNRAHSIRNELVAFVNLTRMKAITERQAHMLCGSSDGQTCDGDWQHHWLVIRLRDDQLLKRFTLDHQYNLCWRGFGGENVTFRANGMTSASNGRFTFCNHDTQWQLVINRQGRLKIEDVAPDSGCCQTDHTDS; the protein is encoded by the coding sequence ATGAAAATGCATTTGCAGAACGCCCTTAGCCTGCACGAGTTACTGGTCACCATTTCGATCCTAGGCATTCTGATCAGCCTGGTTCCACCTTCTTACAGTTATTTCATCGAACACAATCGGGCTCACAGCATTCGCAATGAATTGGTCGCCTTCGTCAACCTTACGCGCATGAAAGCCATCACCGAGCGACAGGCACACATGCTCTGTGGCTCCAGTGATGGGCAGACCTGCGATGGAGATTGGCAACATCATTGGCTTGTGATCCGCCTGAGAGATGACCAACTGCTCAAACGCTTCACTCTGGATCATCAATACAATCTCTGCTGGCGTGGCTTTGGTGGCGAAAACGTCACTTTCAGAGCCAACGGCATGACCAGCGCCAGCAATGGTCGCTTCACCTTTTGCAACCACGATACCCAGTGGCAACTGGTGATCAATCGGCAAGGCCGGCTGAAAATCGAGGATGTCGCACCTGATTCAGGTTGCTGTCAGACCGATCATACCGATAGCTGA
- a CDS encoding GspH/FimT family pseudopilin, with translation MIIVTLIGVFAMIAVPSFTQFIANNRTQSVNNEMLALLQFARSEAVARRTLVKACQEDGQWSVKTDCTDDEALRSMSVPADTTISASTSELTFRYNGSGTEASLITCKGNDAVNGYTIEVRSSGGIRTWPRGKNGPQASNSMSSCTQPEPEESNDDT, from the coding sequence ATGATCATCGTGACCCTGATCGGTGTCTTCGCGATGATCGCAGTACCCAGCTTCACCCAATTCATTGCCAACAACCGCACACAGTCGGTCAACAATGAAATGCTCGCCCTGCTGCAATTTGCTCGCAGCGAGGCGGTTGCACGACGCACGCTGGTCAAGGCTTGCCAAGAGGATGGGCAATGGAGCGTAAAGACCGATTGCACGGATGACGAAGCACTCAGAAGCATGAGCGTACCTGCTGACACCACCATCAGTGCCAGCACGAGCGAGCTGACCTTTCGTTACAACGGCAGCGGCACAGAGGCCAGCCTGATCACCTGCAAAGGTAACGATGCCGTCAATGGTTACACCATCGAAGTCAGATCGAGCGGGGGCATACGCACCTGGCCCCGTGGCAAGAACGGCCCTCAGGCCAGCAATAGCATGAGTAGCTGCACTCAACCGGAGCCAGAGGAATCCAACGATGATACGTAG